DNA sequence from the Gopherus evgoodei ecotype Sinaloan lineage chromosome 3, rGopEvg1_v1.p, whole genome shotgun sequence genome:
ggggggggaggagagggcggggcatctgcagggcaccaggaGAGGGGCCATGTTGCAGGACCTGCTGGGGAGGGTTGCGTGTGTTTCAGGGCGTGCATGTatatatgtgtgcgtgtgtgtgtgcgcacacacactgcATGTGTTCCAGAGCGTGCACACACCGAgtgttctgtgtgtgtgcatgtgcatgtgtgtgtgcacttgCGTGTGTCTGCACGTGTGTGCGTgcacgtgcatgtgtgtgtttgtgcatgtgcgtgtgtgtgtgtgcgcacgcaagCTGCATGCCTGTCTCCCTGTGTGCACGCTTTGTTCTGGCGGCTGGCAGGCTGGCACTCACTCACCCGCCCGCACAAAGCACTGCTCCCGGTGCATGTTGCCGACACAGCCCTGGCACGGAGCTCCCAGGCTCGCAAGCAGCCCGTGGGCACAGGCAGCCCCAATCCCTCCCTCTCCGCGCAGCGCTCCCTCGGGGGCTAGCCCAGCTCACGGCGGCTGGACAAGCAAGTCCCCTGGGACCATGCTGGGCTGCCCGGTGCTGGGGGGCCATGGGCAGCGGGGGGCACCGGGCACTGGGCACCTGCAGATCTGCAAGCGGACGGACCTGCTGGTGGTTGAGATTAACACGGTCTCTTGTTGCAGCCACAGCGGCACCATGGATCCAGGGCACTGGCCTGCGCGGGGCCCCGGCACCCCCTGGATCTACCGGAGCATCTCGGGGGAGTACGCGTGAGTCAGGGCCTGTCTCACTAGATCATTCCTCCCGGCGGGGGCGGAGGGCATCGCTTCGCAAAGCTTTCCCTAGGCCCGCGTGCAtgagctgggggctgcgggtcgggagtgagggacatcggcagagctggggaagtggggagcccagggctgggagagaaggggctgcgggtcgggagtgaagggcactggcagagctgggtgggggggagcccaggactgggctagatgggggctgtgggtcagcacTGGGACGCGTCTCCCCTTTCCCTGGCATCAACCCAACAGGGCGCCCCCCTGCACTGCTGGCCAAGGCTCCCAGAGTACCATCAGTCACCCATGGCAAACCCCCTGCAGTCCCTGCCTATCCCCCATCCCATGGGTGGGCACCCAGGGCACTGCTGCCCGCCGCcttggccaggaaagccaggggGTGTCTgccagggtgggggggcagtgctaGGAGCAGGGTTgccccatgctccaccccagtgTGCCCCTCCAGTTAGCGGGACCCGCCCCACACACATCCCACAGTGAGCTATCCGGGACCTCTGGGCCCCCCTCACAAGCAGGCTAGCAGTGGGTGGGGTGGCCGGGTCCCCTCCCTCCAGGCCGGGCCCTGAGCAGGTGgctctctctctgccttgcaGGTGTCAGGAGAAGCACTTTGAGGCTGAGCTGTGGCCAGCCCTGCGGCCGGGGCCCCGTGTGCACCAGGACTCCACGTGGAGCAAGTCGATTCCTCTGCCCCAGTCGCCCTCCAGCGGCGACTCCCGGGGCCTGcggctgctggggaagggggtgcgaGGAGACCGCGACGCCCCCAGCGAGAGGAAGCCGAGGGGCAgctcggagggcaggaggggctcGGGCTGGGCGGCCCCCctggagaggagggggcagggggaagcagccagcatcctgggcaggaggTGGCTGGCAGGGAGTGCCATGGAGGTGCTCCCAGCCGGGCCCCCCAGCTACGAGACCCACATGCTAAGGCGGCTccgggtggggcagggcagccgCAAGTCGAACGAGCCACGGCCCCCACCCTACATCTCACCCCCTGCCTATGACGCGCCCCACCGCACCCTCCCCACCAAACGGCCCCGCGCCGTCCCCGCGCCGCCGGCCGCCAAGCGGGGCCGGGCAGCACCCCATGGGAAGGGGCCCGCcgggggcagcccagagcccgctcCTGGCTCACATGGCCCCCCGCAGCGACTGGCCAGGCTCCCCCATGAGGTCCTGGGTGGCTGGAGCTACCATGTGGGATCGGGCTCCCTGGGGCGCCGTACTGGGTCGGGGCTCTTGTGCCTGGGGCTGGAGGGTGCAGTGCAGTCCACGGCCCAGGGTGGCTCGGCTGAGTCCCTCTTCCGCCCACTCTCCAGCCCAGACAGTGGCAGCCACACACTGCCCCGGGCAGCCGGAGGGGCTAGCAGGGCCCGCGGCTCCGGGGGCTGGGATGCAGCatggcctggctctgccccaggccggCAGCGACTCCCCTCCGGCTGGGGCTTTGGCTACGCAGCCAGCTCCACGGGCAGCACCAGGAGTGGGcagagggagggctgggagcagagaggcCGGCCAGAACGCAGGgcacccccctctccctgccccgtgGGGCGGGCACCTGGCCAGGCCCCCACAGCCGGAGGCCGAAGCCGTCATGGGGGCATCTTTGTGATCGATGCCACCTGCGTGGTGATTCGCGCCGAGTACATCCCGCCCCCAAAGCGGGAGCAGGTGCGGCTTCTGgggtcccccccaccccgggacccAGCCTCTCCATGCCAGAGGTTACTCTTGGCCAGCCGACCCCACCTTGGAGCCTCTGAGCGGGCAGCAcggcccccactcccttcccccggTGACGGCTccctgggggagagggcagcTCGGCTCTTGGGGCTCCCCACGGCTGAACTGGGCCTGGAGGAACCACAGGGGGCCTGTGCCCAGCAGGAGAACCCCGGGCACTGGAGCCAGCAGACGGGAGCAGCTCTTCCTGGCAGCCCGGAGCGGCTGGTGGGGGGGCCCAGAGTGCATGGGCTGCCAAGCCCGGCCGCTTCCCCCAAAGAGCTGCCTGGGGTCCCCGGGGACAGCACCAATCCCTCTGTGGAGCCGGGgccaggttggggcagggaagCTCCTGGGAACGGTGCCAGTCGCGGTGAGccgcaggccctgccccctcgaGCCCGGCCCTGCGCCAAGCGCCCGGCGCTCTGCACCCGCGACCTGCGCGAGGCCGTGTCCCGCATCCGCCGCCACACGGCGCCCGACTCGGACACGGACGAGGAGCCCGAGGGCCTGGCCCCGCGCAGCCACATGGCCTGGAGGGGGCGCCCTCGCCATGAagccctggcctgcagcagcagcagcctggaaagCAGTGGCTCCGACGCCACTGTGGTGCCAGCTGGCGAGGGGGCGCCCCCGGGGGCAGTGCCAGAGGCTGGGGAGCCAGGGCAGGAGGCCTGGAGCGGGGGCCAGGAGGGGTTGGAGATGAGCAGGGCAGCGGAGCCCAGAAGTGGGTGAGGGCGATGGAGGGGGCCTGCCCTGCTCGTGCGCCCTGCActttcctcccctcacccctgcccacCTCTCTCCTTCTCACATGTTTAGGAGGGGTGGGCCTGGCAGGGCGTGCCCAAGAGGGGCGGGGCCTAGTGGGATGGGGCTTGGTGGGGCAGGGCCAAGCCTGGCAATTCAAATACCCCTTAGATTTGGGAGGACAAAGTTGACCCCTACAAGGGCTCATcaccagggtggggctgggagcccagcggGGTGCAGAGAGCTGACTGAAAGGGGAGAACCAGCTTAGACCCAGCTAGGCCCTCTGGGCTGCGCTCCTGTGTAGCCTGAGGCGGGTGCCCCTCCCCAGTGGGGGCGTCAGGACAGGCCCGTCAGAGCCAGCATGGCATCCCAGCCCTAGTGCCCTTCCTGCCAGAGCCGTAACAAGACATTTTAGCGCCCGTGGTGAGTGCGTGTATTTGCACACACGCCCATCGGGTTTTTTCATCATTTCCCCCCCATGGCTTTGcaccctgggcagctgccctgctCACCCTGCCCTGGATACGGCCCTGCTGGGGGGCAGTTAATGGAGGCGTCTGTGTCTCTACCCCAGACTCTTCTGTGTGAATCGAACCTGCTGTAAAATGGGCCACAGAGAAATAAACCCCCCTGGGGGCTTCTGCCCCAACCTTGTTGCCGTGTCTGTGAGTTTATATCCTGACCAACCCCTTGCTACTTGCAGCTGCCCGGGCCCGGGACTCCGTCAACTGTCTGGCCCCAAACTCCTGTACAGCTTTGCTGACAAACAGCTGCAGggctctgccccagaggtggttgcatttcagtgctgggtgagggaTTCCCTGTGCCTCCAAACAGCAgctgcgccccaccccagagacagctgcatttcaTTGCTGGGTGAAGGATTTTCTGTGCCTCCAAACAGctgctgtgccccaccccagaggcagctgcgtTTCAGCGCTGGGTGGAGCAATTGCTGGGCACAGAGGCTTTGGGCTTCTTTGAGATGAAAGGCCTTATGAATCCCTGGTGCGAGTTCCTGTTCCTGGCACCAGGGTTGAAAACCAAATGCCCAGAGAGAGGGTAGACGAGACCCTTCCTCCCCGCCCCGTGCACATCCCAGAATAACGGAGAGGTGCCTTGAGGGGGCCTTTCCCGGAACCACCGCTAGAGGGCGCGACGCACCCAATTTTCATCCTCCGAGCGCAGGAGCCGGCCCGCGGGCCGGGCGTGCGGGGGCTCCGGGCGCGGCGCGGTTCTGGGGGGAGTTTCACCCCACCCCCATCGCAGCTCCCTCCAGCAAAGCCTGTGGAGGCCAggggctgggagagaacccaggagtcctggctcccagaccccccctcacccagtggaccccacttccctcccataatagaaaccaggagtcctgccccgccccccgcgACGCATGAATCCTGGGTGGGGTATTTTGGTGCTAGGGGAGGCGTGGCTCCCCGCTGGCAAGGGGGGGCAATGAATGAGGGAAGCACCCCCCCCTTGCCACCCTTCGGTTTGGGCTGTGGCAGAGGGCTCTGACCTCACGGGGcacctggggagctgctgggactcCAGCGAGTGAGTCACCGGGGGGGCATGGCAAAAAGCCCCCCCCCATGCTGGGACAGCCACCACCGCTTACTCATTCTGCCCATGGGGGAAGGATCCCCCAgctggaaagaaaacaaaccGCACAACTAATGTGTCCAATTTGCACTTTATTTAAaaccagctcctcccccaccctctggcCCTGTCATTATCCCCCTGACACAGGTCTGCAGCCACCGACCCGACCCGGGAGCCAGGAGGTGCCATGCGCCCGGCAATGAGcttggaacccaggagtcctggctgatTCCCGCTCTGCCCAACTGGAAACATTCCCCCCCCTCCagtgctgggaatggaacccaggagtcctggctcccagccctcctgctccaaCCTGATTAGACCCCTCTGCCCgccccgagccagggagagaaccccggagtcctggctcctagccctccTGATCCAACCTGATTAGACCCCTCTGCCTgccccgagccagggagagaaccccggagtcctggctcccagctctcctgCTCCAACCTGATTAGACCCCTCTGCCCgccccgagccagggagagaaccccggagtcctggctcccagcccccctgatcCAACCTGATTAGACCCCTCTGCCTgccccgagccagggagagaaccccggagtcctggctcccagccctcctgctccaaCCTGATTAGACCCCTCTGCCTgccccgagccagggagagaaccccggagtcctggctcccagccctcctgctccaaCCTGATTAGACCCCTCTGCCCgccccgagccagggagagaaccccggagtcctggctcccagcccccctgctccaacctgattagacccctctgcctgccccgagccagggagagaaccccggagtcctggctcccagcccccctgctccaacctgatTAGACCCCTCTGCCCGCccggagccagggagagaaccccagagtcctggctcccagccctcctgctccaaCCTGATTAGACCCCTCTGCCCgccccgagccagggagagaaccccggagtcctggctcccagccctcctgctccaaCCTGATTAGACCCCTCTGCCCgccccgagccagggagagaaccccagagtcctggctcccagccctcccccctctTGCTTTAaccccctagaccccactcccttcctgtaattggaaatggaacccaggtgtcccaggCCTGCTCCCAGTCATCCCCCTCACCTGGTCTAACTCCTCCCTTTCTTTGTTTGTCCCCGTGGAGTGCCAGgccctggccccagggctggtgctCCCATTTAGGTGACGGGCGCCAGGATTTGAggaggcagcattttgccaccctcggcagcaattctgcggcgggtccttcactcgctccgggacccaccgccaaagtgccccgaagaccgggagcgcagaaggatccctccctccgccgcagaattgccgccaacaaccgggagcgcagaaggacccccgcctagggtgccaaaaaccctggcactgctcctgcctggccctctcccctctcctcagttggctggagccccagcctggccctcgGTCCCTGTgccaagccccacccccagcctggcccttGGTCCCCATGCCAACCCCCCCCCAGACCTTGGGGCAAAGATTCCAGCTTCCCTCCCCCGCCACCGCCCCAGGCTAGCTGCAGGGGACTCATCTCTTGCTGTCCTTTCGCTAACCCCGTCTCTCCTGGCGCCCCTGACTCCGGCCGCCCCCCCAGCCGGCGCGGTGTCCCAGATTCCGGGCAGGGGTGAGCTCGGCTCTGAGTCACACGGGTAAATATAACCCCCAGCGCGGGATCCTGCTGCCAGCCACTCACTTTCCTTTTTTAAGGAGCCTTTTCGAGGTGGACTCCGCCCACAAACACAAAGGCCTGGCGCTGGCCCGCTCTCCCGCCCCCCTGCAGTGCCAGCCCGAGCCCTATTTCAGGACTGCCATGACTTTCTCGCCCTGTTTCCTTTTAAAGGGACCCCGGCAGGTTAAAAGCCCCACCCCTCGCCCCCCAGCTGGAGGGCTCCCGTCCGGGTGGCTTGGCCAGAGGCCCCAGGTGCAAAGTTCTGCTCAACCTTGGCTGCTGGGATCCCGCGTTGCcccggagggagctgggggctctGGCCCAGAAGGCCCAGTGCCCATCGTCTCCGGGCAGGAGAGCTCAGCCGGTCACCCTGGCCTCTGGCCCACCATAGCTGGCTGAGCCGGATCCTGCATGAGCTACTTGGCTGAGCGCTCCTGTGGGTCTCCCTTACTGTTCACTCTGGCTGAGTCCTGCCCATGCCCCCTGGGGGGCAGCCCCACACGCAGGCTCACCGtcccctggccccatcccctggCTCAACCATGGAAAAGGCTCTGGGTCCCCTGGCTTGTCACGTGACCTGCGTCCCGGAGCGTCTCCTCTCAGCTGCCCGGTCAGGTGGCCCCACCTGGGCACGCAGCTGGGCCGGACGCGGAGCAGGAACGGTGGAGTCGTTGTGGATCGTGCTGAGTGTTGTGGGAGGGCCTGGTAGGGCTCAGGCCCCACCGTGCAACGAGCTGTAGACAGAGACAGGAGCTGATTCCTGCATCACAcaccccatcctccttccccaggaGTCACTTGCCCCAGGGCAAAAT
Encoded proteins:
- the DDN gene encoding dendrin; this translates as MTLHGPQAELSSAQLGLREGPVNSHSGTMDPGHWPARGPGTPWIYRSISGEYACQEKHFEAELWPALRPGPRVHQDSTWSKSIPLPQSPSSGDSRGLRLLGKGVRGDRDAPSERKPRGSSEGRRGSGWAAPLERRGQGEAASILGRRWLAGSAMEVLPAGPPSYETHMLRRLRVGQGSRKSNEPRPPPYISPPAYDAPHRTLPTKRPRAVPAPPAAKRGRAAPHGKGPAGGSPEPAPGSHGPPQRLARLPHEVLGGWSYHVGSGSLGRRTGSGLLCLGLEGAVQSTAQGGSAESLFRPLSSPDSGSHTLPRAAGGASRARGSGGWDAAWPGSAPGRQRLPSGWGFGYAASSTGSTRSGQREGWEQRGRPERRAPPSPCPVGRAPGQAPTAGGRSRHGGIFVIDATCVVIRAEYIPPPKREQVRLLGSPPPRDPASPCQRLLLASRPHLGASERAARPPLPSPGDGSLGERAARLLGLPTAELGLEEPQGACAQQENPGHWSQQTGAALPGSPERLVGGPRVHGLPSPAASPKELPGVPGDSTNPSVEPGPGWGREAPGNGASRGEPQALPPRARPCAKRPALCTRDLREAVSRIRRHTAPDSDTDEEPEGLAPRSHMAWRGRPRHEALACSSSSLESSGSDATVVPAGEGAPPGAVPEAGEPGQEAWSGGQEGLEMSRAAEPRTGWACGLSLTFDPSHGQGSGGERAAVPTGGLGELPRALATQPLTVPGDRGAARSRRQTCN